Proteins from a genomic interval of Anas platyrhynchos isolate ZD024472 breed Pekin duck chromosome 4, IASCAAS_PekinDuck_T2T, whole genome shotgun sequence:
- the MFAP3L gene encoding microfibrillar-associated protein 3-like isoform X1, whose product MQNATSFGYFKHTIAWIKVKLSCDLLTSRACIQQHRLQFPASCVCHRRTMNILSSHHFLYFLPTTRLVILLAALTTAEDVTNSTFNRTDMNTGSVPVVISRIDHIIVKEGSSALIDCNVQGSPSPHYRWYNSNGQLLQEEENKAGKWLFLDNGLLNITSVSFEDRGKYTCVASNMYGSVNNTVTLRVVYTSGDMGIYYMIVCLVAFTIVMILNITRLCMMSSHLKKTEKAINEFFRTEGAEKLQKAFEIAKRIPIITSAKTLELAKVTQFKTMEFARYIEELARSVPLPPLIMNCRTIMEEIMEVVGLEEQGQNFVRQTAEGQETTETDELYMIPNALKRSDSPTADSDASSLHEPPQQIAIKVSVHPLSKKDCMDGQSQESVQLDTKEEGTPQTPALPVEPPPEPSAELSSDDTALANDKSTCVIYESHV is encoded by the exons gaTATTTTAAACATACAATTGCGTGGATCAAAGTAAAACTCTCCTGTGACCTCCTCACCTCAAGGGCCTGCATTCAACAGCACCGACTCCAGTTCCCTGCCAGTTGCGTGTGCCACCGGAGGACAATGAACATACTGAGCAGCCACCACTTTCTGTACTTTCTGCCCACCACTCGCCTTGTCATCTTACTAGCAGCTCTGACGACTGCTGAGGATGTGACTAATAGCACTTTCAACCGCACTGACATGAACACGGGTTCTGTGCCTGTGGTCATCTCCCGCATCGACCATATTATAGTCAAGGAGGGGAGTAGTGCCTTGATTGACTGCAATGTCCAAGGTAGTCCTAGTCCGCATTACAGATGGTACAACTCCAATGGCCAGCTGCTCCAAGAGGAAGAGAATAAAG caggaAAATGGTTGTTTCTTGACAATGGGCTACTAAACATTACCAGCGTGTCTTTTGAAGACAGAGGTAAATACACATGTGTCGCATCTAATATGTATGGCAGCGTTAACAATACTGTGACACTGAGGGTTGTCTATACTTCCGGAGATATGGGAATCTATTACATGATTGTCTGCCTCGTAGCTTTTACCATTGTTATGATATTGAACATTACCCGGTTATGTATGATGAGCAGTCacctgaagaaaacagagaaagcaaTCAATGAATTCTTCAGAACAGAAGGAGCAGAGAAACTCCAGAAAGCCTTTGAGATTGCAAAGCGTATCCCAATTATCACTTCAGCCAAAACGCTCGAGCTTGCCAAAGTAACACAGTTCAAGACCATGGAATTTGCTCGCTACATCGAAGAGCTTGCTCGCAGCGTACCTTTGCCACCTCTCATCATGAACTGCAGGACTATAATGGAAGAAATTATGGAGGTTGTCGGTCTGGAGGAGCAAGGACAGAATTTTGTACGGCAGACAGCAGAAGGCCAGGAAACCACTGAAACAGATGAGCTGTATATGATCCCAAATGCTTTGAAGCGCAGTGACTCTCCCACAGCTGACTCGGACGCATCGTCACTGCATGAGCCACCTCAACAGATTGCAATAAAAGTGTCGGTTCACCCATTGTCCAAAAAGGACTGCATGGACGGTCAGTCACAAGAAAGTGTGCAGCTGGACACCAAGGAAGAAGGCACTCCTCAAACACCAGCACTTCCTGTGGAGCCTCCTCCTGAGCCTTCTGCTGAACTCAGTTCTGATGACACAGCATTGGCAAATGACAAAAGTACATGTGTTATATATGAAAGCCATGTATGA
- the MFAP3L gene encoding microfibrillar-associated protein 3-like isoform X3, which produces MNILSSHHFLYFLPTTRLVILLAALTTAEDVTNSTFNRTDMNTGSVPVVISRIDHIIVKEGSSALIDCNVQGSPSPHYRWYNSNGQLLQEEENKAGKWLFLDNGLLNITSVSFEDRGKYTCVASNMYGSVNNTVTLRVVYTSGDMGIYYMIVCLVAFTIVMILNITRLCMMSSHLKKTEKAINEFFRTEGAEKLQKAFEIAKRIPIITSAKTLELAKVTQFKTMEFARYIEELARSVPLPPLIMNCRTIMEEIMEVVGLEEQGQNFVRQTAEGQETTETDELYMIPNALKRSDSPTADSDASSLHEPPQQIAIKVSVHPLSKKDCMDGQSQESVQLDTKEEGTPQTPALPVEPPPEPSAELSSDDTALANDKSTCVIYESHV; this is translated from the exons ATGAACATACTGAGCAGCCACCACTTTCTGTACTTTCTGCCCACCACTCGCCTTGTCATCTTACTAGCAGCTCTGACGACTGCTGAGGATGTGACTAATAGCACTTTCAACCGCACTGACATGAACACGGGTTCTGTGCCTGTGGTCATCTCCCGCATCGACCATATTATAGTCAAGGAGGGGAGTAGTGCCTTGATTGACTGCAATGTCCAAGGTAGTCCTAGTCCGCATTACAGATGGTACAACTCCAATGGCCAGCTGCTCCAAGAGGAAGAGAATAAAG caggaAAATGGTTGTTTCTTGACAATGGGCTACTAAACATTACCAGCGTGTCTTTTGAAGACAGAGGTAAATACACATGTGTCGCATCTAATATGTATGGCAGCGTTAACAATACTGTGACACTGAGGGTTGTCTATACTTCCGGAGATATGGGAATCTATTACATGATTGTCTGCCTCGTAGCTTTTACCATTGTTATGATATTGAACATTACCCGGTTATGTATGATGAGCAGTCacctgaagaaaacagagaaagcaaTCAATGAATTCTTCAGAACAGAAGGAGCAGAGAAACTCCAGAAAGCCTTTGAGATTGCAAAGCGTATCCCAATTATCACTTCAGCCAAAACGCTCGAGCTTGCCAAAGTAACACAGTTCAAGACCATGGAATTTGCTCGCTACATCGAAGAGCTTGCTCGCAGCGTACCTTTGCCACCTCTCATCATGAACTGCAGGACTATAATGGAAGAAATTATGGAGGTTGTCGGTCTGGAGGAGCAAGGACAGAATTTTGTACGGCAGACAGCAGAAGGCCAGGAAACCACTGAAACAGATGAGCTGTATATGATCCCAAATGCTTTGAAGCGCAGTGACTCTCCCACAGCTGACTCGGACGCATCGTCACTGCATGAGCCACCTCAACAGATTGCAATAAAAGTGTCGGTTCACCCATTGTCCAAAAAGGACTGCATGGACGGTCAGTCACAAGAAAGTGTGCAGCTGGACACCAAGGAAGAAGGCACTCCTCAAACACCAGCACTTCCTGTGGAGCCTCCTCCTGAGCCTTCTGCTGAACTCAGTTCTGATGACACAGCATTGGCAAATGACAAAAGTACATGTGTTATATATGAAAGCCATGTATGA
- the MFAP3L gene encoding microfibrillar-associated protein 3-like isoform X2 gives MQNATSFGYFKHTIAWIKVKLSCDLLTSRACIQQHRLQFPASCVCHRRTMNILSSHHFLYFLPTTRLVILLAALTTAEDVTNSTFNRTDMNTGSVPVVISRIDHIIVKEGSSALIDCNVQGSPSPHYRWYNSNGQLLQEEENKGKWLFLDNGLLNITSVSFEDRGKYTCVASNMYGSVNNTVTLRVVYTSGDMGIYYMIVCLVAFTIVMILNITRLCMMSSHLKKTEKAINEFFRTEGAEKLQKAFEIAKRIPIITSAKTLELAKVTQFKTMEFARYIEELARSVPLPPLIMNCRTIMEEIMEVVGLEEQGQNFVRQTAEGQETTETDELYMIPNALKRSDSPTADSDASSLHEPPQQIAIKVSVHPLSKKDCMDGQSQESVQLDTKEEGTPQTPALPVEPPPEPSAELSSDDTALANDKSTCVIYESHV, from the exons gaTATTTTAAACATACAATTGCGTGGATCAAAGTAAAACTCTCCTGTGACCTCCTCACCTCAAGGGCCTGCATTCAACAGCACCGACTCCAGTTCCCTGCCAGTTGCGTGTGCCACCGGAGGACAATGAACATACTGAGCAGCCACCACTTTCTGTACTTTCTGCCCACCACTCGCCTTGTCATCTTACTAGCAGCTCTGACGACTGCTGAGGATGTGACTAATAGCACTTTCAACCGCACTGACATGAACACGGGTTCTGTGCCTGTGGTCATCTCCCGCATCGACCATATTATAGTCAAGGAGGGGAGTAGTGCCTTGATTGACTGCAATGTCCAAGGTAGTCCTAGTCCGCATTACAGATGGTACAACTCCAATGGCCAGCTGCTCCAAGAGGAAGAGAATAAAG gaAAATGGTTGTTTCTTGACAATGGGCTACTAAACATTACCAGCGTGTCTTTTGAAGACAGAGGTAAATACACATGTGTCGCATCTAATATGTATGGCAGCGTTAACAATACTGTGACACTGAGGGTTGTCTATACTTCCGGAGATATGGGAATCTATTACATGATTGTCTGCCTCGTAGCTTTTACCATTGTTATGATATTGAACATTACCCGGTTATGTATGATGAGCAGTCacctgaagaaaacagagaaagcaaTCAATGAATTCTTCAGAACAGAAGGAGCAGAGAAACTCCAGAAAGCCTTTGAGATTGCAAAGCGTATCCCAATTATCACTTCAGCCAAAACGCTCGAGCTTGCCAAAGTAACACAGTTCAAGACCATGGAATTTGCTCGCTACATCGAAGAGCTTGCTCGCAGCGTACCTTTGCCACCTCTCATCATGAACTGCAGGACTATAATGGAAGAAATTATGGAGGTTGTCGGTCTGGAGGAGCAAGGACAGAATTTTGTACGGCAGACAGCAGAAGGCCAGGAAACCACTGAAACAGATGAGCTGTATATGATCCCAAATGCTTTGAAGCGCAGTGACTCTCCCACAGCTGACTCGGACGCATCGTCACTGCATGAGCCACCTCAACAGATTGCAATAAAAGTGTCGGTTCACCCATTGTCCAAAAAGGACTGCATGGACGGTCAGTCACAAGAAAGTGTGCAGCTGGACACCAAGGAAGAAGGCACTCCTCAAACACCAGCACTTCCTGTGGAGCCTCCTCCTGAGCCTTCTGCTGAACTCAGTTCTGATGACACAGCATTGGCAAATGACAAAAGTACATGTGTTATATATGAAAGCCATGTATGA